TGACTTCAAAAACGTGTCGCTGGAGTACCCCGTGACCCGCACCCTGGCCCTGGACGACGTGTCGCTACATGTCGGCAAGGGCGAATTCGTGTATCTGGTCGGCCATTCAGGCGCCGGCAAAAGCAGTTTCATGAGCCTGGTCCTCAAGCGCGCGCTGCCCAGCCGGGGCGAGGTGCAGGTGGCGGGCGAGGCCCTAGCGCGCTACCGGGGCCGCCGCACCGCCCTGCTGCGCCGCCGCATGGGCACCGTGTTTCAGGACAACCTGCTGCTGCCGCACCTGAATGCCTATGACAACGTGGCCTTTGCCCTGCGGGTGACCGGTGTGCCGGGGCGCGAGTGGCCGCAGCGGGTGGGAGGGGCCCTGCGCACCGTGGGCCTGGAACACAAGAAATACGCCCTGCCGCTGCAACTGTCGCAGGGCGAGCAGCAGCGGGTGGCCATTGCCCGCGCCATCGTGGGCAACCCGCCCCTGCTGCTGGCCGACGAACCCACCGGCAACCTCGACCCCGACAACAGCCGCGAGGTGCTGAAAGTCTTGCAAAACGTGAACCTGCGCGGCACCACGGTTATCGTGGCGACCCACGCCCGCGATCTCGTCGAGACCTTCCGCCACCGCACCCTGACCCTGCGCAAGGGCAAACTGGTGCGCGACGACCCGTATGGGGGGTATGCGCTGTGAGGGCCGCGAAAACCGTTGTAGGGCCTGTTGAGGGTGAACGGTTGAGAGTTGATGGAGCAGAGCTGTTCACCCTCAACCACCAAGCATCACCCATCACCCTGGCTGGGGGCCAGCCATGACCTACCACCTCCGCCAGGCCCTGCTCGCCATGCGCGGCAACGTCACCGCCACACTGGCCACGCTGGTCACCATGACGCTGACCCTGCTGATGCTGGGCTTCGTGCTGCTGCTCACCCTGAATGTCAACCGCACCCTGTTCCAGCTGGAATCGCAGGTCGAGGTCGCAGCGTTCCTGACGGCCAACGCACAGGACCAGACCATACTGACCCAGGCCCGCGCGCTGCCCCAGGTGCGGGAGGCCACGCTGGTGACCAGCGAGCAGGTGCTGAGTGAAATGACCCAGGACTCGCCTTATACCCGCGACGCTGTGGCGCTGGTGGGGAACCCCTTTCCCGACACGCTGCGCCTGCGCGTGGGCCGGGTCGAGGACGCGCGGGTGGTGGCGCAGGCGGTGGCCGGCCTGCCCGGCGTGGAAGACGTGGAATACGGCGCCGACTATGTGGACCCCACGGTGCGCACCCTGACCGCCATTCGCGGAGCGGGCTACGCGCTGGTGGGCCTGCTGTTTCTGGGCACGCTGTTTAACATCCTGAACGCTGTGCGGGTGGCCATGTACGCCCGGCGCGACGAAATCAGTGTGATGCGGCTGCTGGGCGCCACACGCGGCTTTATCCGCATGCCGCACGTCATTGAGGGGCTGCTGGTGGGCACGCTGGCCGCCGCGCTGGCCGTGGGTATCCTGACCCCGACCTACCTCAACCTCGCCGAGCGGGTGCAGCGGCTGGCCCCGGTGTTTCCGGTCACGCGAGACGCTGACACCCTGCTCCCGCTGCTGGGCGGCGTGGCCCTGCTGGGCATTCTGACCGGGCTGCTGGGCAGCGTCTTTGCCACCCGGCGCTACCTCAAGGAACTGGAATGAGCGCCCGCGCCTGGCTGCTGTGTGCAGCGCTGCTGGGCGGCGGCCTGACTGCGTCTAGCCTGGCCCAGACCACCAGTGAGCGGCTCCAAACCCTGGAGCGCGACCTGCGTGAGCAGCGCCAGCTGAGCGCCGAGAAGGCCGCGCAACTGGCGCAGATTCGCAGCCGGATTGCCGGGCTCAGTGCCCAGCAACAGGCCACCCTGACCCGGCTGGAAAGCCTGGCGCGGACCACCGGGCAACTGGAAAACGAACTGGCGACGGTGACGGCCCGCGTGGCCCTGGCCGAGCGCGCCCTGGCCGATACCGGCACCCAGCTGGGGGTCACCCAGACCCGCGTGACCCGGCTTCAGGGAGACGTGCGCCAGATTCTGCGCGCCCAGTACCGGGACCGCAGCGGGCGCTACCTGCAACTGCTGTCGCAGGCCCGCAGCCTGTCTGACCTGCTCATCCGCCTGCAATATGCCAACCGCGCCGGGGAATACAACACCCTCGTTATCGAGACGCTGGCCGCCGAGGTCAAGATTCTGGAACGCCAGCGCACCGTGCAGGCGCAGCAGGCCCAGGAACTCAGGACCTTGCAGGGCCAGCGGCAGGCCAAACTGACCGCGCTGCGGGCCCAGCGCACCCAGCAGAACACCCTGCTGGCCAGCCTGCGCGCCAGCGAAGCCGGGCAGCGGACCCTGGCGGCGCAGCGGCAGGCCGAGCAGGCGCTGGCGGCGCGCACCATCGACACGCTGGTGGCGCAGGTGCAGGCCGAGCAGACCCGCCTGGAGCAGGAGAGGCAGCGCCGCCTGGAAGAAGAGCGCCGCCGCCGAGAGGAAGAGGCCCGCCGCATCCGTGAGGCGCAGGAGCGCGCCCGCCTGGAAGCCGAGCGCCTGGCCCGCATACGCGCTGAGCAGGAGCGGCTGGCCCGGCAGCAGGCCGCCAGCCGCCTGGCCGCGCAGCAGCGTCAGGCGCAGATTCGCCAGGCCCAGCTGCGCGCCCAGCAGGCCCAGGCCCGCGAAACCCAGGTGCGCCAGGAGCAGGCCGCCCTAGCGCAGCGCCAGCAGCAGGTGCAGGCCGCGCAGGCCCAGGTGCAGGTGCAGCTGGCGCCGCTGCCCGCGCAGACGGGCGCCCTGGGCTTTCCGCTGCCGGGGGGCCGGGTGTCGGCGCCTTACGGGGCTGGCGGCACGCCCTGGACCGTGCTGTCTGGGGCCGAGCAGGTGGTCGCGGCCCTGGACGGCAACGTCCTGAGCGCCACCTACTACGCTTCCATTGGCGGCATCGTGCTGATGGACCACGGCCCACTGGTCACGGTGTACATGGGCCTGCGCGACCTCTCGGTGGGCGTGGGGGACCGCGTGGCCAGAGGCGCGCCGCTGGGCACGGTGGGCGGCAGTTCGGTGATTGGGCCGGGCAGCATGGCCTTTCAGGTGCGCCGGGGTGGCGTCACCGTCGCGCCCACGTTCTAAAAGCGGCACCCGGAGCGGCCACCAGGCTTGTCCTTCGGCCGCTTCCCTGGCGAACGCAGGGGGTCCCGTCGCAGGCAGCAGTGCCAGTGGGGACGCCCCTGGCTCCAGGATGAAACCGGCCGTCGCCTTTGGCCCTCCCTGCTGTTTTCGGTAACGCACTCAAGTCACTCCATTCCCGCCGAGACGGACTTTTCTTGCCACTCTCTTCTGCTGACGCTGAAGGGCAGCCGACTGGGCAGCACTCTTGCCGATAGACGGGCCGGTCTGATAACCTCCTTCGGTGCGTTCCCCGGTTGGCTGCTGACGGGCGCATGACCCCCGTACTCCTAACGGGCGCTGCACCCTCATCTCCCCCAATCCGAGGTTCTTCAGATGGTTAAGATTCGCCTATCCCGCTTTGGTTCCACCCATAACCCCCACTACCGCATCGTCGTGACCGATGCCCGCCGTCCCCGCGACGGCGGCTACATCGAGAACCTGGGGCACTACGACCCCCGCAAGACGACTGAGAACTACCTGAAGGTGGACGCCGAGCGCGCCGCGTACTGGATTGCCCAGGGCGCCCAGCCCACCAACACCGCCCGCCGCCTGCTGAAAAGCCAGGGCGTCAAGGTCGCCTAAGCGGCGGCTGGTTTTCCAGCCCAAGTGAAGCGAGCAGCCGTGGCCTAAGCGGCCGAAGTGAAGGGACTGGAAGGCCGTGCGCTCCGGTCCCCAACGGAGAGCCGCGACACGTCATCTGCCCAAGTCATCCACAGACCCCTGCGGGGGTCTTTTTTGTTGTGCTGTGGCGCGCAGAGTACAATGCCCGGGATGAAAACTGACCCTGTTGACCTGACCCTGTACCTCGCGCAGAGCGTGGTGGACCAGCCGGCGCTGGTGCGCGTGGCGCGGCGCGGCCCCACGGTCGTGGTGCGCGTGGGTCCCGGCGAGGAAGGCCGCCTGATTGGCCGCCAGGGCCGTGTGATTCAGGCTATCCGGACGCTGGTGCGCGCCGCCTCTGACCCGCGCGAGCGCCTGAACGTCGATCTGGACGCACCCCGCAAAGCGTGACGGGCAGCACTGACCGCACCCGACTGGGGTATTTTCTGGGGCCACACGGCGTGCGCGGCGACGTCAAGGTGTATGTGCTGGGCGACCCGGCGCAGCTGCTTGCCCTGGGCCGGGTATACGTGGAGAACCGGGGCTGGCTGCGGGTGCTGAAGGCCGAGCCTCTGTCCCCTGGCGTGGCGCTGCATCTGGCGGGCCTGACCACCCGGGAGGGCGCCGAGGACCTGCGTGGCCTGAACGTCTACGCCGCCGACGCCGAACTTCCTGTGCCTGAAGTGGGGGTGTACTACTACCACGAACTGCGCGGCCTGCGGGTGCTGGACGCCAGTGGCACCGAACTGGGTGAGGTGACGGACGCACAGGACGCTGGGCACCAGGACCTGCTGGTGGTGCGTCACGCCGGCGGCGACTCGTTCGTGCCGCTTCAAGCGCCCTATGTGGTGGTGAACCTGAATGCGGCGCAGCGCCCCGAGTCGGTCACACTGACCGAAGACGCCCCGGCCGGGCTACTGGGCGATGAGGATGAGGACGAGGACGACACCGGGCATGAGTGAGCCCCTGGCGGCCTCGCCCCTCACCTTTTCCTTCCTGACGCTGTTTCCCGAGTTGCTGGCCCCCTTTGCCGCCGAGGCGATTGTGGGCAAGGCCCAGGCCCGAGGGCTGGTGCAGGTGCAGCTGATCAACTTGCGCGACTTTGCCGCCAACAAGCACCTGAAGGTGGACGACACGCCCTACGGCGGCGGCGCCGGTATGGTCATTCGCGCCGATGTCGCTGGGCGCGCGCTGGAGAGACTGCCCCCCGCCGACGAGGTGATTCTGTTCAGCCCGGCAGGGCAGCCGTTTACGCAGGCGGTGGCCGAAGAACTGGCCCAGAAAACCCACCTGGCCTTCCTGTGTGGCCGCTACGAGGGCTTTGACGCGCGGGTCGAGACGCTGGTCACGCGAGAATTGAGCATCGGTGACTTCGTGATGATGGGCGGAGAGGCCGCCGCCGCCTGCGTGCTCGAAGCGGTTGCGCGTCTGCGCCCAGGCGTGCTGGGCGACCCCGAATCTCACCAGATGGATTCGTTCAGTTCGGGACTGCTGGATTACCCGGAGTACACCCGTCCCCCCGAATGGCGCGGCCAGCCTGTTCCTGAGGTTCTGCGCGGCGGGCATCACGCGGCAGTGGCGGCCTGGCGGCGCGAGCAGGCGCTGACCCGCACCCTGGCCCGGCGCCCTGACCTCCTGATGAGCGCCCCACTGACGCCACAGGACAGCGCGGTGCTGCTGGGCCTGGGGGTCATGCCAGAGCAACTGACTGCCTGGAACGCGCCGCCACCGCCAGCGCCCAAACGCAAGCGTAAGCCAAAGCGTCCTGTCCAGCCGGACTAGCACCTTTCTGATGAATTCTGAGCGCCACATAGTCAGAAAACCCGCATTCCGGCAGCGTTTGTGTGGTCTGTACCCAAGTTGCCTGCGCCCAATGGGCGCACCATGACGCCTATGCGCGTGCCGCTGTTTCCCCTTCCCAATCTGGTGCTGTTTCCAGGGGTACTGCTGCCGCTGTATGTCTTCGAACCACGTTACCGCGCCCTGCTGGCAGACGTGCAGGCCAGTGGAGGCCCGTTTGGCATCGTGCGGATTCTGGAGTCGGCGCAGGAATCCTCCAAACCGTTCCACGAACGGGTCTCTCTGGTGGGCACGCTGGCTCACCTTCAGCAGGCCCAGGGCCACGAGGACGGCACCAGCACCATTCTGGTTGGCGGCGGCGAGCGTTTTGAGGTGCAGAGCTTTTACTTCGGTACCCCTTACCTGTCGGCCGAAGTCAAACCCTGGCCGCTGCCCGCCGACGGTGCGGAGGACGGGCTGGCGCGTGAGCTGCTGTCGGCCCTACTGCGGCTCAATCCAGACCGGGCCGACGCTCTGGGTCAGAATGCCCCGGACGACCCGCTGCTGCTGAGCAGCTACGCCGCAGCCAACTTGCCCCTTAGCGCCACCCAGCGCGAGGCGGCCCTGCGTGCCCCGACTCTGCGCGCCCGCCTGGACCTCCTGCTGGCCCAGATGCCTCAGCAAACCAAACTGCTGAATTAGTAGAGCCTCATATTTAATCGTCTACAAAAACGCTTAAATCCAAGCGGACTTAAAAAGCTGTTCCGCAGCGAGAACGAAACGGGTTCCGGGCGTGGCGCGTGCAAACCGGTGCTCTCCCAGTTTGGAAATGAAATAGATGGAACCTGTCTAAAAGATTGATTCCGAGCCAGAGGGGGCTTGAGGGGAAAGGCAAAGCGCCCGCCCTCCAACCGCATGGAGGTGCTGGTCCGATCCCAAGACCTCAGCCAGCCAGGTCAATGAACCCGGCGCTTAGCTTGGACAGCACTGGGTAGAAACACCTGATAAGGCTGACTCTCCCCGATCAGATGGGGACCGACGCGAACTGGACCATAGCGTTTGCCTGCCATCCAGGTCACTGTCAGAAAATGTCCTTTCAGCCGGCCTGACCCGCGAAAGTGCCGCGCAGCCCGGTCTCTCCGCCCCCGGCTCTGGTAGCCTGTGCCCCGCATGGCGACCGTGGCGGAACTTCGGGAGAAACTGCGGCGGCCCCTCCTGGCGGAGTTGAATGCGGGCTGCCAGAACCGCGTGGTGGCGGGCGGCGTGGACAAGCTGCTGGCCTCGCCGCTGGGCAACCCGTTCCCAAAGGTGCGCGAAGAGCTGACTGGCTACGCCGAGTTGGGCCAGCCCGACCGGGAAGCAGCCCTGAAACGTGCTCTGGCCCTCCTGACTGAAACACCAAAAGCGGCCGCCCGCGCGCCCAAAGCCGCCCGTCAGGCCGTGCCCACCGCCCAGCCGGGCGAGCGCCTGGCCCCCGACACGCCGGTGGCGCGGCTGGACACCGGCCCCGGCGGCGCGCGCAAATTGCAGTCGCTGGGCCTGCACCTGCTGCGCGATGTCCTGCACGCCTACCCCCACCGCCATGAAGATCGCCGCGCCCTGCCGGACCTGTCGCAGGTCGAAGAAGGCCAGAAGGTCACGGTGGCGGGCCGCGTGGTGGCCAAATCACGCCGCAGCCCCAAGCCCGGCATGATGATCCTGGATGTCACGCTGGAAACCCCGGCAGGCGGCCGCGTCAAGGCCACTTGGTTTAATCAACCGTGGGTCGAAAAGCAGCTTCGGGAGGGCGCGCAGCTGGTGCTGACGGGGCGCGTTAAAAAGTTTGGCCGCTCGGTGCAGTTGGGTGTGGAACACCTGGAAACGCTGGACGGTGCCCAGGACAGCCTCAGCACCGGGCGCATCGTGGGCGTGTACGACAGCAAGGAAGGCATTTCGCAGGAGTTCCTGCGCCGCGCGGCGCACCGCGCCCTGCAGGCGGCCCCGCCCGACGATTACCTGCCGGCCCACTGGCGGCGACAGTACAGCCTGACCGACCTGGCCGATGCCCTCTGGGGCATTCATTTTCCGCACGATGAAGACCATCTGCGGCGCGGCAACACCCGGCTGCGCTTTGACGAATATCTGTTTCTGGAATTGCGAATGCTGTTGCAGGGCGAAGACGCCGTACTCCAAGGCAAACGCTTTCAGGCCAGCGGCGACGACATTCATACTTTTGAGACGGCGCTCCCCTTCCGCTTCACGAACGCGCAGCGGCGGGTGCTGCTGGAAATCACCGACGACATGCGCAGCGAGCGCCAGATGGCCCGTTTGGTCCAGGGCGACGTCGGCAGCGGCAAAACGGCCGTGGCCGCCTGCGCGCTGTACCTCGCCGTACGCGACGGTTACCAGGGCGCCCTGATGGCCCCCACCGAGATTCTGGCGCGGCAGCACTACGCGAACCTACGCGGCTACCTGGGGCAGCTGGATGTGCGCGTGGGCCTCCTGATTGGCGCCATGACGGCCAGGGCCAAACTGGAGATGCAAACCCGCATCGCCGAGGGCGAGGTGGACGTGGTGGTGGGCACCCAGGCCCTGATTCAGGACAACGTGCGCTTTGACCACCTGGGCCTGGCCGTGGTGGACGAGGAGCACCGCTTTGGGGTACAGCAGCGGCGCAAATTGCTGGCCGGACGCCCCGACGTGCTGGTCATGTCGGCCACACCTATTCCGCGCAGCCTCGCCCTGACGGCTTACGGCGACCTGGAACTGAGCGTCATTGACGAGTTGCCGCCGGGCCGCACGCCGATTGAAACCAAGCTGATTCAGGACAACTTCCGGCAGCAGGCGTACGGCTTTGTCATGCGCCAGATTCGGGAAGGGCGGCAGGCCTTTGTGGTCACAGCGCTGATTGAAGAAAACGACACCCTGGAACTCCTGGCCGCCACCCAGCTGGCCGACGACCTGAAAACCATCCTGCCCGAAGCCCGCATAGACCTGTTGCACGGCAAGATGCCGGCCGCCGAAAAAGACCACGTGATGGAGCGCTTCCGAGCGCATGAGTTCGACATTCTGGTGTCCACGACCGTCATTGAAGTGGGGGTGGACGTCCCCAACGCCACAGTCATGGTCATTGAAAACGCCGAACGCTTTGGCCTAGCCCAGTTGCACCAGCTGCGGGGGCGGGTGGGCCGTGGCAGCGCGCAGAGTTACTGTGTCCTGATTGCCGGCGAACACAGCAAGAAAACCCGCCAGCGCCTGAAAATTATTGAGGGCAGCACCGACGGCTTTGTGATTGCCGAGGCGGACCTGAAGCTGCGCGGCCCCGGCGAGCTACGCGGTACCCGCCAGAGCGGGATTCCCGACCTCAGGCTGGCCGACCTGGCCAACGACGCCGACATTATCGAGCAGGCCCGGGCTCTGGCCAAACACATCCTGGCCCACGACCCGAAACTGGAACATCCCCGGCTCCAGTACTTGCGCAGCGAACTGCAGAACCGCAGCCAGAGCGTGGCGTACAGGGAAGTGATTTAGCAGCAGACTTTGTCAGAGGTACCTGATGTACATTGCAAACTTCACCAACATTGGCATTGGAGAGGAAATCATCAAGGAGATTCTGCGCCTGTATGTTGACCTGGCCGACTCACATGGCGGCTTCGGTCATGGCTGCGATAGGTCTGCATTTGACCCTTTCCACTTTGTCAATGCTGCTGCAGCCGCAGACCTTTCGGAACACCATCTCCTCGACTTTGACCTTTTGCGCCAGGGAGCGGCGGTTTCTATCCTCTGTGGGGTCTACGACCATTGGTGTGAGGTCGAAGACTTCTCTAAGGAATCGGCATGGATGACCAATCTTCGAATGGCTTTATCGGACGGGACTTTTACCTACGTTCCCGAAACCAAAGCAGCTCTAGAAGAGCTACTCCACCACAATCCTTCTTTCTCAGATGCTTGGGTGGCTCCTCTCTTCCAAGAACTCTATGACCTCTATGTCGCGAGTTACTTTCGCAGATTGGCTGAGCGCAGCGCTGAGGCACATCGGATGGGAGCACAGGCCTTAATACGCAAAGCTCCTCCGCTCGTTGTCTACGTGGACATAGACGAGACCCTAATTCGCAACGTGGGGCGCTCGCGTATTCCCATTCCGGCGGCCGTGCAGCATGTGCGCGATCTGGCCACGCAAGGCGCCGAGCTGTACTGCTGGAGTTCGGGCGGCGCGGCCTACGCCCGCGAGAGTGCGCGCGAAGTTGGCCTGGAAGCTCTTTTCACGGCCTTTTTGCCCAAACCCCAGGTCATGCTGGATGACCAACCCGTGAGTACCTGGCGGCGCTTGGTGCAGGTACATCCGCTGAGTTGTGAGAGCGAGACTGTGGCCTCTTACCGGGCGCGGCTGTCCAGGCCTCTCCCCCCGCGCGAGCCTACTGAAGAACGCTAAGGCGGACGCTGATCTAGAGCGGTCTTCTCCAACAGGGTGGCCAGTCTGTCTACGACAGCTCTGGGCTTGCGGCTCGCCTAGATTCTGCAGTTCCAGGGATGGTCAGGCGACTTCCTGAGATCAGGGACAACGAGCGCAGGACGGCAGGCTTCAGAAAGCCAAGCAGAGCAAATCGCCATAAACCGCTTGACCACCTGTGGCCGCTCTGGACTGCCACCCCCAGGACATTTTTCTTGGTAATCACCAACAGGACAGGCAAATAATGAACATGTTCAGTTTTGGCCGTGTTCATGAATGGACATGTCGAGTTGCGCATTTCCTGATCAGTTGTCGGTGCCGCCTACAGCAGTAAAGGAGCCAGATGACGGAAGATTTAGTGTTGCCAGGGGTCAGCCGCCGCGAGCGGCACAAACAGGACAAGCGAGAACGCCTCCGTGCGGCGGCCTTCCATCTGTTCACCCAACAGGGCTACGAAGCCACCACCATTCGCCAGATCGCTGATGAGGCCGACCTCGCCACAGGGACCGTCTTCCGCTACGCCACAGACAAGGCCGACCTGCTGCTGATGGTTTTCCATGACGTGATTGCCCGCACCGCCGAACGCGCGCTGATGTCAAGCCAGCTGGACGGCCCACTTCCCCAGGTCCTGCCTCAATTGTTCGAGCCGTTTTTTGAGTTTTACCAGCAGCATCAGGTGCTCTCAAAGGATTTCCTGCGATTGACCCTGTTTCACCAGAGCCCCTGGCGGGACCGGGAGATGCAGCAAGCACGCGACTTTGTGAATCGGGTGGGTACTCTCCTCCGAGACCGGCAGGCCACTGGAGAGGTGGCGCCAGAAATGGATCTTCAGACTGCCGCCCTGGCCATCTTTGCGCTGTATCAGGTCTGTCTGGTGGGCTGGCTGACGGGTGGAACCTCGCTGGAAGCCGCGCGCGCTCAGCTCGCCGCGCTACTTCACCTGCACTGCCGGGCCCTTCACCCCAGCGCCTCAGAGGACGGCGCATGACCCGCTC
Above is a genomic segment from Deinococcus betulae containing:
- the ftsE gene encoding cell division ATP-binding protein FtsE, giving the protein MIDFKNVSLEYPVTRTLALDDVSLHVGKGEFVYLVGHSGAGKSSFMSLVLKRALPSRGEVQVAGEALARYRGRRTALLRRRMGTVFQDNLLLPHLNAYDNVAFALRVTGVPGREWPQRVGGALRTVGLEHKKYALPLQLSQGEQQRVAIARAIVGNPPLLLADEPTGNLDPDNSREVLKVLQNVNLRGTTVIVATHARDLVETFRHRTLTLRKGKLVRDDPYGGYAL
- a CDS encoding cell division protein FtsX, with the protein product MTYHLRQALLAMRGNVTATLATLVTMTLTLLMLGFVLLLTLNVNRTLFQLESQVEVAAFLTANAQDQTILTQARALPQVREATLVTSEQVLSEMTQDSPYTRDAVALVGNPFPDTLRLRVGRVEDARVVAQAVAGLPGVEDVEYGADYVDPTVRTLTAIRGAGYALVGLLFLGTLFNILNAVRVAMYARRDEISVMRLLGATRGFIRMPHVIEGLLVGTLAAALAVGILTPTYLNLAERVQRLAPVFPVTRDADTLLPLLGGVALLGILTGLLGSVFATRRYLKELE
- a CDS encoding murein hydrolase activator EnvC family protein gives rise to the protein MSARAWLLCAALLGGGLTASSLAQTTSERLQTLERDLREQRQLSAEKAAQLAQIRSRIAGLSAQQQATLTRLESLARTTGQLENELATVTARVALAERALADTGTQLGVTQTRVTRLQGDVRQILRAQYRDRSGRYLQLLSQARSLSDLLIRLQYANRAGEYNTLVIETLAAEVKILERQRTVQAQQAQELRTLQGQRQAKLTALRAQRTQQNTLLASLRASEAGQRTLAAQRQAEQALAARTIDTLVAQVQAEQTRLEQERQRRLEEERRRREEEARRIREAQERARLEAERLARIRAEQERLARQQAASRLAAQQRQAQIRQAQLRAQQAQARETQVRQEQAALAQRQQQVQAAQAQVQVQLAPLPAQTGALGFPLPGGRVSAPYGAGGTPWTVLSGAEQVVAALDGNVLSATYYASIGGIVLMDHGPLVTVYMGLRDLSVGVGDRVARGAPLGTVGGSSVIGPGSMAFQVRRGGVTVAPTF
- the rpsP gene encoding 30S ribosomal protein S16, whose product is MVKIRLSRFGSTHNPHYRIVVTDARRPRDGGYIENLGHYDPRKTTENYLKVDAERAAYWIAQGAQPTNTARRLLKSQGVKVA
- a CDS encoding KH domain-containing protein; amino-acid sequence: MKTDPVDLTLYLAQSVVDQPALVRVARRGPTVVVRVGPGEEGRLIGRQGRVIQAIRTLVRAASDPRERLNVDLDAPRKA
- the rimM gene encoding ribosome maturation factor RimM (Essential for efficient processing of 16S rRNA); amino-acid sequence: MTGSTDRTRLGYFLGPHGVRGDVKVYVLGDPAQLLALGRVYVENRGWLRVLKAEPLSPGVALHLAGLTTREGAEDLRGLNVYAADAELPVPEVGVYYYHELRGLRVLDASGTELGEVTDAQDAGHQDLLVVRHAGGDSFVPLQAPYVVVNLNAAQRPESVTLTEDAPAGLLGDEDEDEDDTGHE
- the trmD gene encoding tRNA (guanosine(37)-N1)-methyltransferase TrmD, which gives rise to MSEPLAASPLTFSFLTLFPELLAPFAAEAIVGKAQARGLVQVQLINLRDFAANKHLKVDDTPYGGGAGMVIRADVAGRALERLPPADEVILFSPAGQPFTQAVAEELAQKTHLAFLCGRYEGFDARVETLVTRELSIGDFVMMGGEAAAACVLEAVARLRPGVLGDPESHQMDSFSSGLLDYPEYTRPPEWRGQPVPEVLRGGHHAAVAAWRREQALTRTLARRPDLLMSAPLTPQDSAVLLGLGVMPEQLTAWNAPPPPAPKRKRKPKRPVQPD
- a CDS encoding LON peptidase substrate-binding domain-containing protein, encoding MTPMRVPLFPLPNLVLFPGVLLPLYVFEPRYRALLADVQASGGPFGIVRILESAQESSKPFHERVSLVGTLAHLQQAQGHEDGTSTILVGGGERFEVQSFYFGTPYLSAEVKPWPLPADGAEDGLARELLSALLRLNPDRADALGQNAPDDPLLLSSYAAANLPLSATQREAALRAPTLRARLDLLLAQMPQQTKLLN
- the recG gene encoding ATP-dependent DNA helicase RecG, whose product is MATVAELREKLRRPLLAELNAGCQNRVVAGGVDKLLASPLGNPFPKVREELTGYAELGQPDREAALKRALALLTETPKAAARAPKAARQAVPTAQPGERLAPDTPVARLDTGPGGARKLQSLGLHLLRDVLHAYPHRHEDRRALPDLSQVEEGQKVTVAGRVVAKSRRSPKPGMMILDVTLETPAGGRVKATWFNQPWVEKQLREGAQLVLTGRVKKFGRSVQLGVEHLETLDGAQDSLSTGRIVGVYDSKEGISQEFLRRAAHRALQAAPPDDYLPAHWRRQYSLTDLADALWGIHFPHDEDHLRRGNTRLRFDEYLFLELRMLLQGEDAVLQGKRFQASGDDIHTFETALPFRFTNAQRRVLLEITDDMRSERQMARLVQGDVGSGKTAVAACALYLAVRDGYQGALMAPTEILARQHYANLRGYLGQLDVRVGLLIGAMTARAKLEMQTRIAEGEVDVVVGTQALIQDNVRFDHLGLAVVDEEHRFGVQQRRKLLAGRPDVLVMSATPIPRSLALTAYGDLELSVIDELPPGRTPIETKLIQDNFRQQAYGFVMRQIREGRQAFVVTALIEENDTLELLAATQLADDLKTILPEARIDLLHGKMPAAEKDHVMERFRAHEFDILVSTTVIEVGVDVPNATVMVIENAERFGLAQLHQLRGRVGRGSAQSYCVLIAGEHSKKTRQRLKIIEGSTDGFVIAEADLKLRGPGELRGTRQSGIPDLRLADLANDADIIEQARALAKHILAHDPKLEHPRLQYLRSELQNRSQSVAYREVI
- a CDS encoding DUF705 domain-containing protein; its protein translation is MYIANFTNIGIGEEIIKEILRLYVDLADSHGGFGHGCDRSAFDPFHFVNAAAAADLSEHHLLDFDLLRQGAAVSILCGVYDHWCEVEDFSKESAWMTNLRMALSDGTFTYVPETKAALEELLHHNPSFSDAWVAPLFQELYDLYVASYFRRLAERSAEAHRMGAQALIRKAPPLVVYVDIDETLIRNVGRSRIPIPAAVQHVRDLATQGAELYCWSSGGAAYARESAREVGLEALFTAFLPKPQVMLDDQPVSTWRRLVQVHPLSCESETVASYRARLSRPLPPREPTEER
- a CDS encoding TetR/AcrR family transcriptional regulator, producing the protein MTEDLVLPGVSRRERHKQDKRERLRAAAFHLFTQQGYEATTIRQIADEADLATGTVFRYATDKADLLLMVFHDVIARTAERALMSSQLDGPLPQVLPQLFEPFFEFYQQHQVLSKDFLRLTLFHQSPWRDREMQQARDFVNRVGTLLRDRQATGEVAPEMDLQTAALAIFALYQVCLVGWLTGGTSLEAARAQLAALLHLHCRALHPSASEDGA